GACGACATCCTGCTGACCGGCGCGGCGTATTGGGGCGCGCTGACCGAGAGCTGGCTCAAGCCAGCCTGATTTCTTCACTTTCTGCTGCCGCTGAACCCCGGGCGCTCTGGTGCGCGGGCCGTCACCCAACAGTTCTGGAGAATCCCCATGCAGGCTTCGAGCACAGGCGTTTCGCGTACCCGACAAGTGGTCGCCGCCGTTATTGGCAATGCGTTGGAATGGTATGACTTCATCGTTTACGGCTTTCTGGCGAGCATCATCGCCCGGCAATTTTTCCCCTCCGAAGACGGCTACGCCTCGCTGTTGATGGCGCTGGCCACCTTCGGCGTCGGCTTCTTCATGCGCCCGGTGGGCGGCATCCTGCTTGGTATGTATGCCGACCGTAAGGGGCGCAAAGCGGCAATGCAGATGATCATCCGGCTGATGACCGTGTCCATTGCGCTGATCGCTTTTGCGCCGAACTACGCCGCCATCGGCATGGGCGCGCCGTTGCTGATCGTCGTCGCGCGGATGCTCCAGGGCTTCGCCACCGGCGGTGAATACGCCAGCGCCACGGCGTTTCTGGTGGAAAGTGCGCCGGCCCATCGCAAGGGGTTGTACGGTTCGTGGCAACTGGTCGGGCAATGTCTGGCGGTGTTTGCTGGCGCGGCGATGGTGGCGTTGGTCACCCACCTGTTTACGCCTGAGGCGCTGGACATCTGGGGCTGGCGTATTCCGTTCGTACTGGGTCTGTTGATCGGGCCGGTCGGCTTGTGGATTCGCAAGCACATGGAAGAGCCGGAAGAATTCCTTGAAGCGCGCAAGCAGGCCAAAGGTGCGGCGCCGGGCTTGTGGCAGGTAATCCGCGAGCACCGCCGCAGTCTGTTGGTGTCGATGGGCCTGGCGTGCGGGGCCACGGTGTCGTTCTACGTGGTGCTGGTGAACATGCCGACCTTCGCTCACACCAATCTCGGTCTGCCACTGGATCAGGTGTTGCTGGTGCAGATGTTCGCGGTGGCGCTGATGACCATGGTGATTCCTCTGTCCGGTGCGTTGTCGGATCGCGTGGGGCGGCGGCCCGTGTTGATGGCCTTCACCCTGGCGTTTTTCGTGATGGTCTATCCGCTGTACGTGTGGGTGGCGGCTGCGCCGTCGATCGAGCGTCTGCTGGTGATGCAACTGTTGTTGTGCAGTGCCATTGGCGGCTTCTTCGGCCCGGCCCCGACGGCGCTGGCCGAGCAGTTTCCCATCGAAGTGCGCTCCACCGGTGTCTCGGTGGCCTACAACGTGGCGGTGATGCTGTTCGGTGGTTTCGCGCCGCTGATCGTCACTTGGCTGAGTAAAGTCTTGAACACGCCGGTGGCGCCTGCCTTCTATGTGTTGTTCGCTTGCCTGCTGACCTTGCTCGGTACTTACTGCTTGCAGGAGGCACCGCGTGCGAAGAAACCCGTCGCGCTCAATGTGGGAGTGAAACCGTGAGTCCGTTAGCCATCCACCCGATTGTCGCCCTCGACGCCGAGGCGCTGTCCCGGGCGATCCATGCCTGCAAGGTCTCGTGCCGCGAAGTGATGCAGGCGTATCTGGCGCATATCGAGCGCTTCAATCCGCCGGTCAATGCGCTGGTCTCGCTGCGCGCCGAGGACGATCTGCTGCGCGAGGCCGATGAGTGCGACCGCCAACTGGGTCGCGGCCAGTCCCGTGGCTGGATGCACGGCATGCCGCAAGCGATCAAGGATCTGGCGGCCACCGCCGGTCTGCGCACGACGATGGGCTCGCCGCTGTTCGCCGAGCAAGTGCCGCAACACGATGCGATCAGCGTGGCGCGAGTGCGTGACAGCGGCGCGATCATTATCGGCAAGAGCAACGTGCCGGAGTTCGGCCTCGGTTCGCAGACGTACAACAACGTGTTCGGCACCACCACCAATGCCTACGACCCGAGCCTGATTGCCGGTGGCAGCAGCGGCGGGGCGGCGGTGGCGCTGGCCTTGCGTTTGCTGCCGGTGGCCGATGGCAGCGACATGATGGGCTCGCTGCGCAACCCGGCGGCGTTCAATAACGTGTTCGGCTTGCGCCCGTCCCAGGGCCGCGTGCCCCACGGGCCGGGGCCGGAAGTGTTCGTCCAGCAACTGGCCACCGAAGGGCCGATGGGCCGCAGCGTTACCGACGTCGCGCGGCTGCTCTCGACTCAGGCAGGTTACGATCCACGCGTGCCGTTGTCGCTGAAGGATCAGTTGAAGGATTTTGCCGAAGGCCTGCAACAGGATTTCACCGACGTGCGTATCGGCTGGCTCGGCGATTACAACGGCTATCTACCGATGGACGACGGCGTGCTGAGCCTGTGCGAATCAGCACTGGCGGATTTCGCGGTATTGGGTTGTCAGGTCGAAGTCTGCCAGCCGGAATTTTCCATGGAGCGCTTGTGGCAGACCTGGCTGACCCATCGGCATTTTCTGGTGCAAGGCAGCCTCGGCGCGGCCTACGCCGATCCGCAAAAACGCGCGTTGCTCAAACCCGAAGCGCAGTGGGAAGTGGAGGGTGGATTGCGTTTGAGCGCCGCCGATGTTTATCAGGCATCAGTCGCGCGCAGCGAGTGGTATTGCGCGCTAAGCAAACTGTTCGAACGTTACGATTTCCTGCTGCTGCCGACCGCCCAAGTGTTCCCTTTTGATGCACAACAGCCGTGGCCGCGCGTCGTTGGTGGGCGCGCCATGGACACCTATCACCGCTGGATGGAGGTGGTCATCGGCCCGACATTGGCGGGACTGCCGAGCATGAGTGTGCCGGTCGGTTTCAACCCGGCAGGGTTGCCGATGGGCCTGCAAATCATTGGCCCGGCCCAGGCGGATCGTGCGGTTTTGCAACTGGCCTACGCCCATGAACAATTGACCCGCTGGGTTGAACGGCGCCCGCCGCCATGCCTGCAACTGGCCTGAGCGGCCCGCATCTTGCTGCAAAAATTGATCATCCATTCGTAACCATGGAGGTCGATCCTATGGGCAGCAAGGCAGACACCGGCAGCGTGCGCTCAGTCGAACGGGCCCTGGCGATCGTCGAGTTGCTCGGCGAGCATCAGGCACTGGGGCTTGAGGAGTTGCACTATCTGACGACGCTGCCCAAG
The sequence above is drawn from the Pseudomonas sp. FP2196 genome and encodes:
- a CDS encoding citrate-proton symporter, whose translation is MQASSTGVSRTRQVVAAVIGNALEWYDFIVYGFLASIIARQFFPSEDGYASLLMALATFGVGFFMRPVGGILLGMYADRKGRKAAMQMIIRLMTVSIALIAFAPNYAAIGMGAPLLIVVARMLQGFATGGEYASATAFLVESAPAHRKGLYGSWQLVGQCLAVFAGAAMVALVTHLFTPEALDIWGWRIPFVLGLLIGPVGLWIRKHMEEPEEFLEARKQAKGAAPGLWQVIREHRRSLLVSMGLACGATVSFYVVLVNMPTFAHTNLGLPLDQVLLVQMFAVALMTMVIPLSGALSDRVGRRPVLMAFTLAFFVMVYPLYVWVAAAPSIERLLVMQLLLCSAIGGFFGPAPTALAEQFPIEVRSTGVSVAYNVAVMLFGGFAPLIVTWLSKVLNTPVAPAFYVLFACLLTLLGTYCLQEAPRAKKPVALNVGVKP
- a CDS encoding amidase gives rise to the protein MSPLAIHPIVALDAEALSRAIHACKVSCREVMQAYLAHIERFNPPVNALVSLRAEDDLLREADECDRQLGRGQSRGWMHGMPQAIKDLAATAGLRTTMGSPLFAEQVPQHDAISVARVRDSGAIIIGKSNVPEFGLGSQTYNNVFGTTTNAYDPSLIAGGSSGGAAVALALRLLPVADGSDMMGSLRNPAAFNNVFGLRPSQGRVPHGPGPEVFVQQLATEGPMGRSVTDVARLLSTQAGYDPRVPLSLKDQLKDFAEGLQQDFTDVRIGWLGDYNGYLPMDDGVLSLCESALADFAVLGCQVEVCQPEFSMERLWQTWLTHRHFLVQGSLGAAYADPQKRALLKPEAQWEVEGGLRLSAADVYQASVARSEWYCALSKLFERYDFLLLPTAQVFPFDAQQPWPRVVGGRAMDTYHRWMEVVIGPTLAGLPSMSVPVGFNPAGLPMGLQIIGPAQADRAVLQLAYAHEQLTRWVERRPPPCLQLA